One candidate division KSB1 bacterium genomic window carries:
- a CDS encoding MscL family protein, translating to MKKLFNEFKEFAMRGNVMDMAVGIIIGAAFGTIVKSLVADMMMPP from the coding sequence ATAAAAAAATTGTTTAATGAGTTCAAAGAATTCGCGATGAGAGGCAATGTCATGGATATGGCTGTTGGTATCATTATCGGCGCTGCCTTTGGTACCATTGTCAAATCTCTGGTCGCAGATATGATGATGCCGCC